In Serinus canaria isolate serCan28SL12 chromosome 4, serCan2020, whole genome shotgun sequence, the sequence ATGTGCATTCATTCCATACctatttttccccccacagaGAGTAAACATGCCTAAAAAAAAGACTGGTGCTCGTAAGAAAGCTGAGAACCGTCGGGAACGTGAGAAGCAGATCAGGGCTTCACGAGCCAACATAGACTTGGCCAAACATCCTTGTAATGCTTCAATGGTAAGTAAACCTAAAGTATTCTGTATTAAAATAcctaatttttaattacataaaCCCAGTGATAACACCTTGAATGCATTTAATGCCACTAGAATGTCATTCTTCCTGCTATCCTTCCTATTTAAGGTTACCTTTGCACCAGACAAAGGTGCAAATTGATTAAAAGGTTTGGATCCTGATTGTAACTCCCTGAGGAGGTCtgtaatttttatatattttacctagaatgaaaataattaaccagtgttttatttcttccctttagGAATGTGATAAGTGCCAAAGGTAAGCCTTTTTACCCTTCTAAAACCAGTTCAGTATTTGTTTCAGACATTTTATACAGgtattttaatgctttcttttaaatcttaatactttctttttgttttttcacctCCATGTGCCTAGGCGACAGAAGAATAGAGCTTTTTGTTACTTCTGTAATTCTGTTCAGAAATTGCCCATTTGTGCACAATGTGGTGAGTAGTAATAATGAATGAAAACAAGCTGTCCTCAGTCCTGTTTGTGATGTTAAACTCTCAGTATCTGTGTTACAGTAGCTTTATCTTAAAGTACCTCTGTGATGCAGAGCAGGTTCTTTTGACTCTGCTGTGAATATCCTCCTTGAGAATGGATCTTCTTAGATCAGTATATATGCCTCTAACCCCCAGAGGTTTGCAAGCCTCGATCATGGCTTGtcttctttggaaaaaattgCCTCGGTTCCTTTTAGGTTTGAGAAATCTGATTGTTTCCATAGATTGACAATGTGGAGCATTGTTTCATAACAGCAGCAAAACTAAAAAAGCTTTGACTGCTAGCAAGGCACTaataaatactgcttttttaGGGATTATATAATTTCTGATCAATTCAATATCAATTAAAGCATCAATATATTATTCAACTTGCATGGGGTTGTAATGTAATATGCAGCTCTTGTAATTTATGTGGGGTTGAGGGTTGatgctttgaaattaaaagaCAAGGACTCCTCgtgacagagctgctctgtatCAGGCTAAAATGgcctttgtttttaaacaggTGTTTGCTTGCAGGAGATGTTGATATTCATTTAATACTTAGGTGAATATTCTACTGTTTCAACACATCATTGCAGATTTTCAGTTTGTCATTAACCAGATGGCTGTTTTGGAGTTTGACTCTCAGAGCTGTTGACATGCAGTTTTCAATGCCTTTGTTGTGATCCACAGATACTGAGCATTTCTGGAAGCCAGGCTGTTAGTGTGCAGTGGCAGTGTGTCACCTTTCATGAGTCTCCTTTCTGTCACCATGCAGTGAAGTACTAAAAACATGCTCTCTGTCTTATGGTTCATATCTGTGTGTTGCATTTAATCTTACTCTGGAGTATGTTTCTAGAGGAAAAACATTACTATCAGCAACCATAATACTATATTGAGACCCAGGGTTTTCCAAATGAAGACCATTAGAGCTGTTTGATGCTTAATAAAGCATTGGGGACCATAAACCAACAGCATCTTTGTTAGAGGAGCCCATGAAGGATGGGAGCAAAGTAtctctgttccagtgccccacACCCAGTTAATGCCCCCAccacctcccactgcccagctcagcttttATGATGGGACAGAGCTAGCAGCGGTTTTAAACATAGCTCTTTATGGTTTCATTGCTGGTCTTTGacttcagttttgttctttgttttgaCATTTGAAATTTTTGCCAGTGTCtcaaaacacagagcaagaCCAATACATTGTCTTATTATCTCAGTACAGGGGCAAGAGATTTGACTGAAAACAGACAATAATTAATTTAACCTAAGGGAGGTGTGAAGGTGGGTTGCAGAATGCAGCAATAATGCAAACATCTTTGCTTGCATTATTTTTACCTAGATTTATGTTAAACACAGGCATTTAGTTGAAGTGCATTCTTACATGAACAtgtgttctatttttttttttttaattttatttttacatagtTTTCTTATGGTTCcctgcctttttattttaaacaggaaaaaccAAATGCATGATGAAGTCTTCTGACTGTGTTATAAAACATGCTGGTGTTTACAGCACTGGACTAGCTATGGTGGTATGTATACAAAATTACAGCCTTCTTTGCACTATGAGAATATTCTGTGCAAATCTTCCTGGAAAAATGATAAAACAGATTTATGGAATGATAGTATGTACCAAGccaagtttggtttttttcttgcttttctgtaacaaactgatttttcccttttactgAAACTCCcaaatttttaagttttagaTTCAGCTCCTGCAAACTCCAGCACATGTCCTGGATGCTAGTGGATCTGTGTTGGTGGCAGGCCCTAAGCACATGCATGAAGAGCACTGGACCCTTACATGCACCACAGACAATTCCCAGCCTTCATTAAAATGTAGGACTATTCTGCAGAAACCTGCAGacttttgttgctgttgtctTAGTATTGCAGACATCATCAGTAACACAGAGAGGAGTCTGTTCCACTAGAGGGGATTTTTAATGAACAAAACCCCTCTTTTGGGCTCTTAATTAGAGATAATTATATATTCAGGCCTTCAAAGTTTTGTTCTTAGAAGGACAAGTAAGTGTCTGCATTCTGGAAAGCAAGGTGTGACCTGCCACAGCCTCTGGATTAAATGGTCTAAACCTCTATCCTgttgctgcctgcagctggccaTCAGCTGTTCTCACTAACAAAGCCAACCTTTACATGCTGGTGTTCTTGAACTTATCCCATGCATTCACTGATGCAGGAGTGAACGCATCAACACTTAAATTTGGATTCATCCTTGTTTTGTGTGCATGTAATTCGCCTAGTAATGTGTGCATGTAATGCACATAGTAATTAGTTACCCATGGGCTGAGAGGGCTTCTTAAATGCTACACTTAAGGATAGCTGAAGCGGAGATGTTAtaatttcatcaaaataaaaagtaaacagTCTAACTTACTTGTAATGAATTATTTGTtctttgctctctgcagagcttgTACTCTAATATCGTAGATCTAAAATCCAAGTgagtgatttcagctcttaagAGTCTAGAGGCATTTTTCAGGtctttgaaatttcatttttgctaGAATATTGTTATAATTTATGGATCCCAGGTTTCAACTGGAGGACACAATTTTCCATGAGCAAAGTGTGTGATAAGAAATGTAAAAACCAGGATTGAGATAGGTaaccaaattattttgcatCATACATAATCgtgcagaaatgaaaaacaaacatgaactGTGGAGCACCTTGGTCAGAACACAGGTTTGGTTCAATACTCTCACTCAGCCAAAGCGAGGCCATGGAGAGAATGGATAAGAGGATACATTGAGGATTATGGGATAAATCTCTCTATTGGTATTGCAGAAGTCCTAAGATGATCTCTTGCTGTGATTGCAGGGTGCaatctgtgatttctgtgaagCCTGGGTGTGTCACGGGAGGAAGTGTCTCAGCACCCACGCATGTATGTGCCCTCTGGCAGACGCAGAATGCGTTGAGTGTGAAAGAAGTGTCTGGGACCATGGTAGGTTGCTCACATTTAAGAATAAGAACATATAAATGACACTTCTTTCCTTGCATTGCTTAAGTGAGTGCACCTATATTCTTAACATAGCTTTTTTAGTCTTCATTAAATTAGTCCTTGCAGTAGGTTTGTTCAAAGCAAGGATTCTCCCCATTTTAAATATAGTCATTTTACAGTGGGAAAAGTAAATGACCTGCTCAAGAACATGAAGTGCTCAATTCAGGGATGAATATGTAATCTAAATTATATTGGTTCTATCAGCTTAATTATTCACATAATTAAGCACTGCACCAAATTGCCAACACAGTTTTCTGCCATTCTTACTCCATTCTTCTGCACTAGCACAGGTATTTGGATTCCCAGATGCTTAGGAAACCATACTGATCTCCTTTTGTTGAATCTTTTAAAGTGTTTATTTCAAGTGTGtatcagagctgagcagagaagaCTTGATGAGAGTGTGATTTGATTTAAGAGAAATAGTTAATGCTACAgtcaaattaaaatgaagaaaagtacTAGAGGTAATACTTGCTTTATAGTTACATTGTTTTATATTGTAGGATAGGAGGTgtttttcagtgtaaaaatgGATGGCAGTGTCTAATTTAGGACCTTGAAGCATTTGTCACAGAAGGGAGAACTGGTCTTCGGTCAAAACTACCACCTAAATTGTTTGCAGAGCAGGACTTGATGCTTCTGCCCATTGTTGATTATTTTGCCTTGATAAATCTTTCAGGAGGCAGAATATTTGCCTGCTCTTTTTGCCATGATTTCCTCTGTGAAGATGATCAGTTTGAACATCAAGCCAGCTGCCAAGTTCTGGAAGCAGAGACATTTAAATGTAAGTTAATTATTCATAATATCTTTCACCACAGCCAAGCAGATTCTCTACTTGTTACTTCTGTGCTCCAGAATACTCTCCATCACCTTTCCCAAGTCAATTTTGTCACCCCTGGAGGGAAGGGCCTGTTTCCTATATACTGGCTTTTGGTATCCAGTTATCCAGACtagaactttttttctctttcatggcCTTTCCTCCATGCCAGGGCACACCTGTTTTCCTGCCAGGCTCTTACAGGCCTCCCATGGGAAGCTGCCCTTGCAGGAGCCAGCATTCTCCAAAGTTGGAGCGTTGGCAGTAGCAGGACTGCAGCAAAACAACTGGAACTGCTGATGCTGCTTTTTTACTCCAGCaagctctgcaggcagaaggAGCTGTCTTCCACTCTTCTGACCCAGTGATGAACTAGTTCTAGACACCTGTTCCTCCTGGAAGACAGCTGCCCTAAACAATATCACCTGTCTTAGTCTGGCTAAACCTTCCCAGGTCGCTGTAAAAGGTGTGTGTGCTGATGAAAGGTTAACAGCTGCTCAAGTCCTGAGGAAGGCTGTGACTCAGCAGTCATCATCTGACTCAGTGAGACAGAGTGAGCACAGAAGGAAGTGACAAAAATAGTCCCAGAACATGATTTCAGTGTTCATTTCCTCACTGACCAGTGGACTGTGGACACGTGTCAGTAGACTATCAAATGTTGATACATATTCACTCTTTCTGAGTAAAGAACAGGTAGCTGAACACTTTATGTCCTTATGAACTCTGATTTGTTGTGTGGACAAAACTGCTGTTTCTAAGAGGACGTGATGGCCATGCCCGACATTGCTCACCCATTACTCATCTCTGGCTGAAACAAGGTATCTTCAagggaagttaaaaaaaagaacaacaataaaacaaaacaagctaAGACTATGCATATTTGAAATAACTAAATTTTTCTAGCAGCATTTCTTGCCTACCCACCATTAAATATGATTTGATTTATCATGAGACAAGCATTTGTTTGTCCTTCCCAAAACTTGTATGCGTGTATCTTGACTGTTATAACATTTTCAGTTCTTATTGTAGAAATTGCAGGTGCTTTTTATCATAaggctgttttcctttgaaCTGACTAATCTCTTGTCCTAAGTGATTTCTCCTGGTCAAGAATATTTGtgatttcaatattttaatcaGTGTCTTTAGACATCTCTTATCTTCTTTTCATCTTCGATACTTTTGTTCCTAGCCAGCTATTTTTTAAGCCTTGCTTAGCTTCTCTTGATGTATTCTGCCAGAAtacattttcttcctgcataGCAATATTGAGGCAGCAACAGCTGTTCCATAAGAATGTTTCTTCAATGATCGTTGGAACCTCTCAATTCAGAGATGTGGTATCACACCCTAAATAGAGAGAGAgtttttttgagggttttcactgtgttttgtggcacagagcagactTGGTAGAGACAATATTTTTGTCATTGAGGTAACAAGATTataaaacctgtatttttaCAGAAGACATGAACTTCAAATGTGGTCATTCAATTATAGTATAAATCCATTTTAGCTGTGAAAAAGGTGCTGTTACTTTCCATCATTATCTGAGAGAAGTTTTTGAAGTGCAGGTACTCAAAAAATGATGAATATATTCAGCATCAGCATTTCCAGTTCCATCTTTACACACGCCATAGCTCTAAATCCCATGTCTGTCCTGCTCATGTGGAGAACTGATATTTATTACTTCAGATTGAAAAACTGCTGTCACAGGGGTTAGACAAGGAGAAAAGGAATGAGTACCTGGACAGAAACTGGAATGTAGGTGTTACTGCTTCTCGAGGAGTAACTATTCACCAAACTTCGTGTTGCTGCCATTTCTTGGGTATTTGCCTTTGCTGTACTCCCTCTAGTGgaataataaaaactatttGAAGCTCAAGACAAGTTAAATTTTGAGCACCTGTTCTGCTCCTTACAGCTGATGTGCCAGCTCCAGTTCTTTAACACAGATAGACTCTCTTAAGAAGGCTTGTGCAGTCAAGTACATTTCCAGAGGATatgacagaaaatacagaatgcaACAACTTTTCTAGGTTTGGAAGTTTGCAAGCTTAAAGTGTTCTTACATCTCTAGCACTCCTTCATCTAAATGctgtgagaaaaggaaaagcaagatgAGACCTTAACACCAAATTGGTTCTGAAACTTCAGGTTTTAAAAGTTTAGAAGTACAAGAAATAGTTGAACACTTTTCCCCTCTTGAAATTGTGTCAAAGTGAGGTTTAGAGTTAAAAAAACCTAGTAAAATGGTACTGTGGGATAAAATGACTGATTCACATTGCCAGAGTGCAGTCGTGTCggggaattaaaaataaatgcttcagTTCTGGTATTGCATACTTTTTACAGGGTTTTAAAAACATGACAGGTCTGCAGTTTCCGAGTACTGAATTTGTCATACTGCTTTTCTCCAACAGGTGTCTCCTGTAACAGGCTGGGACAGCATTCCTGCCTGCGTTGCAAGGTAAAGACAGTTGTGAGGCTGAGTTTAGGCTTATTCTTCTTGGCCTCCGAGGCTGCTATCAGGCCTTGCCATGTCTTCCTCTCcatgattaaaagaaaattcatgctTTTGTATTACTTTCTGTAGCTTGGGGTCAAACCTGTGGGGGACAAAAGGTCTATTATCTGTGCTTGCCTGTTAACCACAAGACAGTGTGGGGTGATCTTCACCCAGCCCTCTTTGTTTAAGTTGGGCCTGCAGCATGTTGGGGCTTTAAAAAACAGCCAagacaacaaaataaatccttGGTCGTGAACAGAATCCAAGGCTTTGAACAATGCTTTGATCCAGTGTGGAACTGCAACAATTGGAAAAGTTGTTATTTTAAACAGTCAAGTGATTATCTGACTAGAAATCGCTGCATCCAAAGGAATAATCTCTACAGCCAATCCCGTTTTCCATATGAACAGGCTGATTTGTAGACATTGGGCTTACATTTTTACACACTCAAAAGGAATTTTGGATAAAAAGTTCTGCCTGCTGCATCATCAGCATTGCCCAGATTTTTCCAGGTGCTGGTTCATTGCCTGCTCTTACTCTTACCTTCCATCTGTTTTTCCTGCACTCTCCCATGGCATTGATGGCCTATTCAAAATAGCTCCTTTTTCCAGGTATTTTCACTGCACCCTGGCGCTCAGTGTGTGAACTTCCCATCTCTAATGCTTTCCTTCAGGCTCCTGCATAGTTTTGTTCTGGCATACATCTCATTATGTTTATTTAGGCTTGTCAGCACAAACCCAAGTTTGCCAGGCTCCTTGTGGGCAGCACTGCAATCCAGCCCTGGATTATGTTACTATCTCTGCATGCTTATTGGCACTTTTATTCAGTCTCTTCCCCAGAAACCCTGGAACCACATTAAGCACAGAGTGGTTCCTCCGTGCACAGACCCCGTGTCCACTGCAAGAGAGACCTCATTAAATTTTAATCCCAGCCAGAAAACCCTGCTGCTGTTAGACAcatttttgcttgcttgttGTTGAAGAATGTGCTTCTATGATTAAAACATTTGGCCTTTGTACTCTCCCTTCAACACACAGGCTTGTTTTTGTGACGATCACGTGCGAAGTAAGGTTTTcaagcaggaaaaagggaaaaagcctCCTTGCCCTAAATGTGGCCATGAAACTCAGCAGACAAAGGATCTGAGCATGTCAAGTAAGCCAGTTTCTCTAGCTAACAAGCCATACAAGTGCCATTAGTGATTAACTTCTACCTATGAGCACTGAGTAGAGTCTGGTTATGTTCAATTGTTTTGCACAgttttgcttcatttgtttTGAGAAAAACTTTGTGTTTCCGAGTTCTGGAATTGAGCAGTCTCATTCTTAACAATTAATTCATTCCAAGAAAGTGAAAGCTTTTGTCTAGTTTGAGATTTTAGTTGtggataaatgaaaaataattgccATTTAAACTACTCTTCAAGTagtgaaaaaaagataaaaatgaaatgttggATTAGTGGGAAcatgatgatttttctttgcctgcAGCACGATCATTGAAGTTTGGCCGACAGACCGGAGTAGAAGATGCAGATGGAGCTTCTGGTTATGATGCCTACTGGAAAAATCTTTCCTCCAGCAAGACTGGGGAGGCAGGTGACCGTGAGGATGAATATGATGAGTATGAAGCagaagatgatgatgaagatgacaATGATGAGCGGGGGAAGGATTCAGATTCTGAGGCCACAGATGTATTCAGCAATTTGAATTTGGGAAGGACCTATGCTAGTGGGTATGCACATTATGAGGAATCAGAAGATTAAGCTTAGTATGCTGGCTTTGGAAGGAGCCAAGCAATGCTTCACTGAGTTGTGTACATGCTAGTAGAATAGCTCTATCAGGTACTTACGTATCAGAGTTAGAGAGCAAAGAATGTGGGACTTCTGCAGTAACTCCAAAGGACATTTTTCCTGTAGATGAACTGATGTTGGGTTTGGGATTCAGGGAGAAAATCAAGATATTTTTATTCCCCTAAACAACAGAATGGTTTTGTCCTTGAGTTACTGAGTTACTGAGTATAAAGGTTCAATACCATTTCCTCCTATCAACACAGAAATGGGAAAGCTGTAGCTGTTGCTTCCATTTGCCCATCAGAAACTAAGTTATTTTTTACAATAATTTTGTTAACTGATTTCATACATTATGCAGTGGTGGGTTGGTGACTGCATTTTTTTTGGTCTGCACAATAAAAGTCAACTGCATTATCTAATGAACTGTCATAATTATTGATCTCCCTTGAATAGCTGGAAAGCAGATTGTGTACAAAGTGTAAATTGACACTGAAATTACTTCCTTGTTTATGTCAGTATGGCAGATCAATGTAGTTCTTTGTGTATTTGCACATCaccttttcagtatttttattatttgatattAATTGGTGGAGCTATATATAGTCACTATAAGAGCTCCCCAGATAATCAAaatttttatggaaataaaatgttggTATCCTCTCTGCCTCAAAAATCTGTAAGACAGTTTGCCATTAGCTGAAAAGGagactgtttttcttctgtatctAGCCTTAAACTCTTTTCCTTGCatatgataaaaaaaattagatagGAAACAACACTGTATGTGTACTGAGAAGGTGAGAAAACATGGGGTGTTCAAAATGCTGGGCCTAATTGCTGTTCTGTGCCAGTAAAAGGCAAACGATTGGCACTTCTGAGCGGAGACGGTGACACCTGCAGAAGTGTTTGCAGTGGTTCTGATTTGAAAGTGAACATGTTAATTACCCATCTACAGATCTAAGTGATGgcatttattttccctctgtagGGGAATGTTTTACAGCAGGCAGATCATGATACAAGGGCAGGCAATCTAAAGTGTTGTTCCAGCTCTCTAAATGCCATGCCTTAATGCAAGAGAGCCCTTTTTGTTATCTGTCAAATACCTGAACTGATTATACCATTACCTCCTTTTGTGGTGTTTCTCTACTCTTTCTTAGCAGCTAAAGGTCATGTGTTAGCAGAGCATACCCTattgagaataatttttaatgatgtTAAGATTGCTAGATGGACATTTTGTAACAAAACAGGATTGGAAAACCTGGTCTTgatactttctttttaaaagcatctcCTACCAAATGCATGAAAGACAAGAACTGAGGCCCATCAAGGACAAAAGCAAATTGCTAGAGAGCACAACTTGGTTATGGCAGCTGAGGGAGAAACTCTGTAGGAAAGAGGGGCACAACTGGTGAGTGCATGCCTTCAGAACTGGAGAGGAAACAAGTCAATGCACTGTCTGAAAGCCAAATCCCCTTCAAACATTGAAACATCCAATATCGTGTGCAAAGGCCTATCTTAAATGATGTACCTGAGAGATGTCTTGATTAGTCTTTGTCATAACCAAACTTGAAGTGATGGAAGCGGGACACCTGCCAGTTCAACACTGATTATTTATTTGTGAAATTGGCATGTGAGATAGAATTTCTGCTTAGCTTCATGTGGTCCAAAACCTTCCACATTGAGTCCATCTGTGACTGGTCAATTCCAGCAACAATGCCAGGTTTTAAATCTTGCCTGATGTTTCAAATACAAAACACTTTTACATAAGTAGCAAGATGTTTCCTCAGTTCTATACAgaactgaggaaaataaatgtgcttCTCCATATATGTAAAATTATGGCTGCTTATAGGCCATTTATTAATATTACTTAGCCACACAAAACCCCTCTTGAAGGTTCTTGGCTCTTGAATTatgtttttcccctctgaaatctgctgctgtcactggctGTGCCAAAGGCTGCTGACATAACAGAATTAATCATCATAATCAGGATAAAGAattgttcattttctcattGAAGTGCCCTTGCACTGATCCCTGCTAGATCAGTACTCCAGAGCTAATGGGTGTTCCTATGGCACACTGGAAGTGAGGGTCACAGTGGTGCCTGCAGCAGATGCTCAAGGTACCTGCTGTAATTTAGCAAGGTCACTTCTCAGTGgacatttatttgcttttcttatgTGCTGCTGTTCAGACCACTGAAAACGCCTGTGCTGTCAGCCTGTCTGGAAATTGGGATCAGGAATTagccctgcagtgcctgacCTTCCAGGGGTCAAAACAGGCAGGTTTAAGCTGCTTTAAAGTAATCTGGTGGATTCAGGCTGGAATAGACAAACATGTCAATCTGTGGCAACACAGGCCAGATAGGCTGTGATGTGTTCGTTTTCTCTGCTTATTCAGTACAGCTAAAAGAAGGCGCTCTGTTTGGGACAGGCTTGCTTTCAGAGAAAGTGTATAATTTTGTTATCTTAAGGTGAATGGAAGGAACAGGATGGAACAGAAAATGCACATGTATTCTGACTTCATT encodes:
- the ZNF330 gene encoding zinc finger protein 330 isoform X2, with the translated sequence MPKKKTGARKKAENRREREKQIRASRANIDLAKHPCNASMECDKCQRRQKNRAFCYFCNSVQKLPICAQCGKTKCMMKSSDCVIKHAGVYSTGLAMVGAICDFCEAWVCHGRKCLSTHACMCPLADAECVECERSVWDHGGRIFACSFCHDFLCEDDQFEHQASCQVLEAETFKCVSCNRLGQHSCLRCKACFCDDHVRSKVFKQEKGKKPPCPKCGHETQQTKDLSMSTRSLKFGRQTGVEDADGASGYDAYWKNLSSSKTGEAGDREDEYDEYEAEDDDEDDNDERGKDSDSEATDVFSNLNLGRTYASGYAHYEESED
- the ZNF330 gene encoding zinc finger protein 330 isoform X1, with protein sequence MRQRVNMPKKKTGARKKAENRREREKQIRASRANIDLAKHPCNASMECDKCQRRQKNRAFCYFCNSVQKLPICAQCGKTKCMMKSSDCVIKHAGVYSTGLAMVGAICDFCEAWVCHGRKCLSTHACMCPLADAECVECERSVWDHGGRIFACSFCHDFLCEDDQFEHQASCQVLEAETFKCVSCNRLGQHSCLRCKACFCDDHVRSKVFKQEKGKKPPCPKCGHETQQTKDLSMSTRSLKFGRQTGVEDADGASGYDAYWKNLSSSKTGEAGDREDEYDEYEAEDDDEDDNDERGKDSDSEATDVFSNLNLGRTYASGYAHYEESED